In Equus caballus isolate H_3958 breed thoroughbred chromosome 25, TB-T2T, whole genome shotgun sequence, one DNA window encodes the following:
- the CLIC3 gene encoding chloride intracellular channel protein 3: MAETSKLQLFVKASEDGESVGHCPSCQRLFMILLLKGVPFTLTTVDMRRFPDVLKDFAPGSQLPILLYDGDAKTDTMQIEEFLEETLGPPEFPSLAPRYRESTTAGNDVFHKFSAFIKNPVPAQDHALYQLLLRALARLDSYLRAPLEHERAREPQLRESRRRFLDGDQLTLADCGLLPKLHIVDTVCAHFRQAPIPAELRGVRHYLERALQEKEFKYTCPHSAEILAAYRPAVHPR; this comes from the exons ATGGCTGAAACCTCCAAGCTCCAGCTGTTTGTCAAG GCAAGCGAGGACGGCGAGAGCGTGGGGCACTGCCCTTCTTGTCAGCGGCTCTTCATGATCCTGCTTCTCAAGGGCGTGCCCTTCACGCTCACCACCGTGGACATGCGCAG GTTCCCGGATGTGCTGAAAGACTTCGCCCCCGGCTCCcagctgcccatcctcctctatgaCGGCGACGCCAAAACGGACACGATGCAGATTGAGGAGTTTCTGGAGGAGACGCTGGGGCCCCCCGA GTTCCCCAGCTTGGCACCCCGCTACAGGGAGTCCACCACGGCGGGCAATGACGTCTTCCACAAGTTCTCCGCGTTCATCAAGAACCCGGTGCCCGCGCAGGACCATG ccctgtaCCAGCTGCTGCTGCGCGCCCTGGCCCGACTGGACAGCTACCTGCGCGCGCCCCTGGAGCACGAGAGGGCGCGGGAGCCGCAGCTGCGCGAGTCGCGCCGCCGCTTCCTGGACGGCGACCAGCTCACCCTGGCCGACTGCGGCCTGCTGCCCAAGCTGCACATCGTGGAC ACGGTGTGCGCGCACTTCCGCCAGGCGCCCATCCCCGCCGAGCTGCGCGGCGTCCGCCACTACCTGGAGAGAGCACTGCAGGAGAAGGAGTTCAAGTACACGTGTCCTCACAGCGCCGAGATCCTGGCGGCCTACCGGCCTGCCGTGCACCCCCGCTAG